From Thermanaerothrix sp., a single genomic window includes:
- a CDS encoding FAD-dependent oxidoreductase has translation MRYDVILVGAGPAGIFAARELVKAGKRVALVDKGRDIQKRHCPLKEGKSRLCVHCTPCNVVCGWGGAGAYSDGKLTLTPEFGGNLEGYCGREELVRLIAEVDRVYVEHGASQELFSPNESLAASVMDRARRSGLQVIPATIRHMGTDRSKDILSSVMRELEGKADIILNKSVKSVSVKDGEVQGVVLSDDTKMEAKMVMLAPGREGAPWMEETVRSLGLSIESLPVDIGVRVEIPAAWAKEITDQFYEIKAVLDTPTFDDKVRTFCMCPNGEVTTEYQTHHGILTVNGHSNRDPDKRTENTNFAILVSTQFTKPFNDPNGYGSHIARLANMLGGTVLVQRLGDLKRGRRSTHDRIARGLVRPTLTTAEPGDLSFVLPYRHLKGIMEMIEALDSLMPGINGNHTLLYGVEVKFYSLKLGLSKYLETNIKGLYAAGDGAGVTRGVIQASASGIWAARGMLQKL, from the coding sequence GCGTTACGACGTTATCCTGGTTGGAGCCGGTCCTGCTGGAATATTCGCCGCCCGGGAGCTTGTAAAGGCCGGCAAGCGGGTGGCGCTGGTGGACAAGGGCAGGGACATTCAGAAGCGGCACTGTCCCCTTAAAGAGGGGAAGAGCCGCCTCTGCGTCCACTGCACCCCCTGCAACGTGGTTTGCGGCTGGGGAGGAGCGGGGGCTTACAGCGATGGGAAGCTGACGTTGACCCCCGAGTTCGGCGGAAACCTGGAGGGATACTGCGGAAGGGAGGAGCTGGTCCGTCTCATAGCGGAGGTGGACAGGGTATACGTGGAGCACGGGGCAAGCCAGGAGCTGTTCAGCCCCAACGAGTCGCTGGCCGCAAGCGTCATGGACAGAGCGAGGCGCTCGGGGCTTCAGGTCATTCCGGCCACCATAAGGCACATGGGCACCGACCGCTCCAAGGACATACTCTCCAGCGTGATGAGGGAGCTGGAGGGCAAGGCGGACATAATCCTCAACAAGTCGGTCAAGTCCGTGTCCGTAAAGGACGGCGAGGTCCAAGGGGTGGTCCTGTCGGACGATACGAAGATGGAAGCTAAGATGGTCATGCTGGCCCCGGGACGGGAGGGGGCCCCTTGGATGGAGGAGACGGTGCGATCCCTGGGTCTTAGCATAGAATCCCTGCCGGTGGACATAGGGGTCAGGGTAGAGATACCCGCCGCATGGGCAAAGGAGATAACCGACCAGTTCTATGAGATAAAGGCAGTGCTGGACACCCCCACCTTTGACGACAAGGTGCGCACCTTCTGCATGTGCCCCAACGGGGAGGTCACCACCGAGTACCAGACCCATCACGGGATACTCACCGTCAACGGACATTCCAACCGGGATCCGGACAAGCGCACCGAGAACACCAACTTCGCCATACTGGTGTCCACCCAGTTCACAAAGCCCTTTAACGACCCCAACGGCTACGGCAGCCACATAGCAAGGCTTGCCAACATGCTGGGGGGCACCGTGCTGGTTCAGCGCCTTGGGGACCTCAAACGGGGGCGAAGGTCCACCCATGACCGGATAGCCCGGGGGCTTGTAAGGCCAACGTTGACAACCGCGGAGCCCGGCGACCTCTCCTTCGTCCTTCCCTACCGGCACCTGAAGGGGATAATGGAGATGATAGAGGCCCTCGACTCCCTGATGCCTGGCATAAACGGCAACCATACCCTCCTGTACGGGGTGGAGGTCAAGTTCTACAGCTTAAAGCTGGGACTTTCAAAATACCTGGAAACCAACATAAAGGGGCTCTACGCCGCCGGAGACGGGGCTGGGGTCACCAGGGGGGTAATCCAGGCCTCCGCATCGGGCATATGGGCCGCCAGGGGGATGCTGCAAAAGCTCTAA